The Plasmodium sp. gorilla clade G2 genome assembly, chromosome: 5 DNA segment CGTTATTAATGTtgtttaattaatttatatataatatgtgttatatatatatgtataaatttatttatttttctcttaatttttaatcatatagtaactacaaaaaaaaaaaaaaaaaaaaaaaaaaaatagaaaaattgAAACTTATATAAAAACTTTTTTTAGTTGTGTAAAtacacattattatatatatttcatattgtatataaatgAGTGCATACTATGGTGTTCTTAAACAAGTTAACATAATAACAGAATAGAATATAttctcttattttttattattatacatatttatatttttccttaaattaatattattaaatatatatatatatatatgttatatagtTATTGTGAAAAAAGAAGTAATAATTGTaaacttataaatataaaattatataagtttcaataaaataatggataaattttttttttttttttttttccttttcttctATTTTGAGATAAGCTTTTGTGAAAATGATAaagtaaaattaaaatatatctaaataaaatataaaaatgaaattatatttattatgttattacatataaataatataatatattattgtattttatgttatttattatttttatttatttatatattttatttattattttttctcttaatgcacttttatatatgtgtataatatattctctattttaataaacatatataaatgaattattttcGCCCTAAcctatatgtttatatatatttttgaaaaaaacaaaaaaaaattatctatttatatttttctttttattcataatttattatatatgaaagaaaGAGGAGCTTTTTTCTGACAATGAACTACAAAATATAGGTGGAAGTGCAGGTTTGtagattatattttaaaaataaaacaaatggagacatatacaaaaaattgatatatatattattatatttgtatgtatatttaagtGATATAATTTCGAATAAAATAAGTAGtatttacaaaaatataattattaatatatatatatatatatatatatgtgttaacCAACATTATAGGTGATATTATTTCAAGTTCATCAAGAGCTCCATCGTCAAAAGGTTCTGACAACGTCCCCCCTAATGTGGATATAGCAGGAGATGTAATATAACCTAAGCATAATGCTATgtagaaataaatatgaaaaggaTATAGTGCtttatgaacatatatatatatatatatatatatatatatatatatatataaatatatatatacattttctcatttttttgaaatatgtAGTTATTAAAAGTAATGAAGCATATTCCTCCACCAAATGTAGAGTGTAAGACATAACGTATATTTCTtgattgaaaatataaataatataaataatatatatatatttttagtaAATGAGGATGAGTTCATTGATCCTGAAATTGTTTGTGAACGAGATTATGACAAACCTTGTCCTAATGTTAGTTATggtttttatacatatattattttttgttttttttataatttttctaaatTTGATTATACATGTAggattataattatcttgGCTCTGTTCATACTGATGATGATGAGATATGTGCTCCATCATCAACATATGAGGGTTAAAATAGTAAAGGAGAATAAAATTTATCTGAACGTAGTTATGGtctatattttgttttctctttttttttcattatttgttatttaattttttttttttttttttattaggaCCTTGTAGTGGTGAAGagttaaatataaaaaatatgtctgaaaagagaaaagaaaaatggtCTATTAAATGTGAAACATATTGGCCATGCAAAAGATGTGTGAGAAATTATACATCCTTTTGTCCaggttatttatatatatatatatatatatatatgtatatatatgaagtaagaatttttttttgttttttttaatatgtagaaaattgtacatatatttataagtaataaatatttatatttatttttatatatttttttaattttttaaagaaaaatggTACAAGGTTAAAGGTACCATGAGGTCATGCAAACCGCTAGATGATTATACGGGTCCCTGTATTTTTGAGATGAACTTCTCTggttataataaaagaatgtTAGAAGATTGGAGTTTGAAATGTAAAGCCTGGtggtaatataaatataaataaaacatgatggaataaatattaaataaatatacatatatatgtataattttttatatttatttctcatttttttatatatacatattgttTCTTCTTGTAGGAAATGTGATCATACTATGTTATCTTATGAATGTCCTGATATGGATGTACCAATTACAGAGGCCGCTACAAGGTACGATGAATGATaagtgataaaaaaaaaatatatatatatatatatatatatatttatatttatttatgtaaatatatttttcatataaataatgaatttaGGTGGAGGTTGaagaaaaattatcattgaaatttaattttttttttgtcccTATAAAAGTGTCAGGATGCACATACATATACGGATTAgttgttattttatattatatatatatatatatatatatatatatatatatatatatatatataatatatatttttgttgtaattattattttatatttgtttctgAATTAATaccttttaattttatatgaatttttttggTGAAATGTATTTTATAGAATATATGACATGATgtatttgttaaaaaataaaaaacatataaataaatatatatatatatatatatatatatgtatcttcatttttatgatatattactAAAACAATTATGATTTATGGTTTTATAAGTTCATCCTTTACTTAAAggtattcaaaaaaaaaaaaaaaaaaaaaaacacgaaaaaaaaaaaactatatataatatataaacaaattgacaaaaaaaaaaaaaatatatatatatatatatatatatatatatatatatatatatttatttattcatttatattatatcattttatgttatataaagtCATGTGATactaaaatattttgaatgtttttttttctattttagcTTTTTGTTCATTATCTTGTTTCTTGGTAATAGTAaaattttgtttctttttcagTACAGTTCCCTGTTTTTCATTTGCTAATTCTTTctcttgtttttttatttgtttaagaAGGGCTTCATTAATTGTTTTTCTATTAAATTCTACAGCTTGTATGAAGGTCcataattctttaaaaaaatcttGTACTTGGATAGTAttaatatctttttctttataaccTAGATAAAGAGCTATATCTTTAAATACAGTAAAGGTTTGATTATAGAAATTTTCTAGTTCAACAATTTTTGGTTCAACACTATGATAAAATTCTGTAAGTGCTTCACACAATGGATCTGTGGGTGTGTTTTTAGCTTGTTCTAGGAcagttttaattttattgcaacctaattttaatttttgtaagAATGCATCGATAGTTTGTTTATCTGTTTTAATACTTTTTTCAATACATCTTAGTTCATCAATAATAGATAATGTTTCTTTACTTTTTTCAAAAATGATTTCACAGATATATTGTAATAAAGTTTTGACAGGTTTAGTACTAGATCTgatatcatttaattttgaCAAGGTACTTAATTTAAAACCAAAAGCATTACCTCTTTGTGCATCACCATAATTTAATGTATTACCTACATTAAGAATAGTAAATAGGAtagtaaataatttatttgaatCTTTAATTGCTTCACATGcttctaatatattttctaaaggatttaatgtattttcataattttctttaaatgACAATGCATAATAATGTGATTCTAATCTTTGTTTTAATAAAGGAACACCAATAATAGCTGCTACATATTGTTCAGGTTTATCTACTAGGTTTAGATCCCCATTAgaatgtatatattctttaacgATTTCGAATTCTTCAGGTGTTGGTACATATTGTAATAAAACTTCtgtattatctatattaagTATTTTAGGATTTAATTCCATAATAGCATCTCTAATTTCTttaaatgtataattattaaattttgatAAAGCAATTGACATATTATATTCTCTTTTAGAATCTGGTAATAATTGTATAACTTTTGGTTTTTTGATTTTGGtttctttttcatcatcTTTTTTACTAACTGCTTTTGCAAATGATTTTTCAACGCTTTCTTTTTCAATAGCAATTTTTgatataaattcttttttatcttcaAATAAGGTTCCTTGAATATCATTTTCAAATAAAGCTTCCCAAAAGAATCTTTTAGTTTTCCCTTCATCTTTTGCTTTAGTAAGTTTTgaaaattttgtttttccaACTGCTAATGCAccttttacattttttggGGGTCCTTTCATAAAAGCAGGTGGCCCTTTCTTTCCTCCTTTAGCTTTTGGTCCTCCTTTACCTTTAGGTGTATCTTTTTTTGGTACAGattctttcttttcttctttaacTTCAACTTTCTTTTCAATTTTATATGACTCTTTTAATGCATTCAAATCTATTCCTGATATTAGATTTATGGAACCAGAACCTCCAACATTGCCAGTTCCGACTGAGCCTCCTGTTGTACCACCACGTCCTAACCCTAATTCTTTTAATCCTT contains these protein-coding regions:
- a CDS encoding CPW-WPC family protein; translation: MDKFFFFFFFLFFYFEISFCENDKKEELFSDNELQNIGGSAGDIISSSSRAPSSKGSDNVPPNVDIAGDLLKVMKHIPPPNVELNEDEFIDPEIVCERDYDKPCPNDYNYLGSVHTDDDEICAPSSTYEGPCSGEELNIKNMSEKRKEKWSIKCETYWPCKRCVRNYTSFCPEKWYKVKGTMRSCKPLDDYTGPCIFEMNFSGYNKRMLEDWSLKCKAWWKCDHTMLSYECPDMDVPITEAATRWRLKKNYH